The nucleotide window ATCGCCCCGGCCTCCTTCTTCCAGGTCAACAACGAGCAGGCCGCCCGCATCTATGCGCTGGTGCGACAGTGGGCGCAGCTCTCCCGGCAGGAGGTCGCCCTCGACCTCTACTGCGGCATCGGCGGCATTGCCCTTCATCTGGCGGCCGACGCCGGCCGGGTGATCGGCATCGAATCCGTCGAGGAAGCGGTCCGCAACGCCAAGGAAAACGCTCGCATGAACGGGCTCGCCAATTGCACCTTTCTCGCCGGCGACGCAGCCGAACTGATCGAGGATCTCGTCTCCCAGGTCCAGCCGGGGAGCGTGGCCGTCCTCAACCCGCCACGCAGCGGCTGCGAACGACAGGTGCTGGAGGCGGTTGCCGGGCTGCAGCCGCGCACTCTGATCTACGTCTCCTGCGCCCCCGAGACCCTGGCCCGCGACCTCGACATCCTGGCCGTCCTCGGCTACCGGACGGCGGAGGTGCAACCGGTCGACATGTTCCCGCAGACGCCGCACGTCGAGTCGGTCGCCCGCCTGGTGCCTGCCGGCGAGGTGATGGCCGCGAAGCAGCGATGACTCCCGCCACCT belongs to Desulfuromonadales bacterium and includes:
- the rlmD gene encoding 23S rRNA (uracil(1939)-C(5))-methyltransferase RlmD; its protein translation is QKKVPEVVSVQQNVNPSEGNAIFGRETLRILGTPDLLDMVGNIRLRIAPASFFQVNNEQAARIYALVRQWAQLSRQEVALDLYCGIGGIALHLAADAGRVIGIESVEEAVRNAKENARMNGLANCTFLAGDAAELIEDLVSQVQPGSVAVLNPPRSGCERQVLEAVAGLQPRTLIYVSCAPETLARDLDILAVLGYRTAEVQPVDMFPQTPHVESVARLVPAGEVMAAKQR